Proteins from a genomic interval of Campylobacter concisus:
- a CDS encoding cation:proton antiporter, which yields MQLHQASELSILVVLAFIVFASPYISKILRIPVAPAEIILGALASYIGLVGENEMFKLISEVGFFFLMFLAGMEIDLRMLINIDRKILRLGLIYLALIYSLATALTFSFDLSLLYIIIIPIMAVGMIFTLFKEYGRDVKWLNLSMLIATIGELISITLLTFIAAYLQFGASINLWLTIGYLILFLAISVLSFKILDVLFWWYPGLKVILMPHYDKDEKDIRLSIAVFFSMIALMLYLNLEVAFGAFIAGMFIATFFDHKKDLPHKLSSFGFGFLVPIFFIHIGSTFKLSSLSSNEVIKDAIFIFCAMLATRLFSSVLFVGKLGFKGIFLFSLSQSMPLTLLVAVATIAHRSGEISDYSYSSFILASLAQAIIGTIIIKFLMQSRSKE from the coding sequence TTGCAGTTACATCAAGCTAGCGAGCTTAGTATTCTTGTCGTTTTGGCATTTATCGTCTTTGCTTCGCCTTATATTTCTAAAATTTTACGCATTCCTGTCGCTCCTGCTGAGATAATACTTGGAGCACTGGCTAGCTACATCGGGCTTGTCGGCGAGAATGAGATGTTTAAGCTAATTAGCGAAGTTGGCTTTTTCTTTTTGATGTTTCTAGCTGGCATGGAGATCGATCTTAGAATGCTTATAAACATTGACCGCAAAATTTTACGTCTGGGGCTTATCTATCTTGCCCTCATCTACTCGCTAGCAACTGCACTTACGTTTAGTTTTGATCTTAGTTTGCTCTATATTATCATTATCCCAATAATGGCCGTTGGTATGATATTTACGCTATTTAAAGAGTATGGCAGAGATGTGAAATGGCTAAATTTAAGCATGCTTATTGCAACTATTGGTGAGCTTATAAGCATTACGCTTTTGACATTTATAGCAGCCTATTTGCAGTTTGGAGCTAGTATAAATTTATGGCTAACGATTGGCTATTTGATCTTATTTTTAGCTATCAGTGTGCTTAGCTTTAAAATTTTAGATGTGCTTTTTTGGTGGTATCCTGGGCTTAAAGTGATCCTTATGCCACACTACGATAAGGATGAAAAAGATATTAGGCTAAGCATTGCGGTATTTTTTTCGATGATTGCACTCATGCTTTATTTGAATTTAGAAGTTGCCTTTGGCGCGTTTATCGCAGGTATGTTTATAGCTACATTTTTTGATCATAAAAAAGACTTGCCACACAAGCTTTCAAGCTTTGGATTTGGATTTTTGGTACCGATATTTTTTATACACATAGGCTCAACTTTCAAGCTCTCAAGCCTAAGCTCAAATGAAGTGATAAAAGATGCTATTTTTATATTTTGTGCGATGCTTGCCACAAGGCTTTTTTCAAGTGTGTTATTTGTAGGAAAATTAGGATTTAAGGGGATATTTTTGTTTTCTCTCTCACAATCCATGCCGCTAACACTTTTAGTAGCAGTTGCTACTATCGCACACAGATCAGGTGAGATAAGTGATTATTCTTACTCATCTTTTATCCTAGCAAGCCTAGCTCAAGCTATAATAGGGACAATAATTATAAAATTTCTAATGCAATCAAGAAGTAAGGAGTAA
- the crcB gene encoding fluoride efflux transporter CrcB, which yields MLVNLLFAGLGGFIGAGCRFLAGELLKFSHFPLTTLGVNVLGSFIIGVLFCLNLSQSARVFLVVGILGGFTTFSSFSLDSVKFLLEGELIKGFLNIFLNLVLCLLASYLGILLGKSL from the coding sequence ATGCTTGTAAATTTACTTTTCGCAGGGCTTGGAGGCTTTATCGGAGCTGGATGCAGGTTTTTAGCCGGTGAGCTGCTAAAATTTAGTCACTTTCCGCTAACCACACTTGGCGTAAATGTGCTTGGTAGCTTCATTATCGGCGTTTTGTTTTGTCTAAATTTAAGCCAAAGCGCAAGAGTATTTTTGGTCGTTGGCATACTTGGTGGCTTTACAACATTTTCAAGCTTTAGTCTTGATAGCGTGAAATTTTTACTAGAAGGCGAGCTGATAAAAGGCTTTTTAAATATCTTTTTAAACCTTGTTCTTTGCCTACTTGCAAGCTATCTTGGAATTTTGCTTGGCAAGAGTTTATGA